The Trichomycterus rosablanca isolate fTriRos1 chromosome 15, fTriRos1.hap1, whole genome shotgun sequence genome contains a region encoding:
- the LOC134329055 gene encoding histone H4, with protein MSGRGKGGKGLGKGGAKRHRKVLRDNIQGITKPAIRRLARRGGVKRISGLIYEETRGVLKVFLENVIRDAVTYTEHAKRKTVTAMDVVYALKRQGRTLYGFGG; from the coding sequence ATGTCCGGAAGAGGAAAAGGCGGCAAAGGTCTTGGAAAAGGAGGCGCTAAGCGTCACCGCAAAGTTCTCCGTGATaacatccagggtattactaaacccgccatccgccgtttggctcgccgtggcggtgtgaagcgtatttccggcttgatctacgaggagacccgcggtgtgctcaaggttttccttgagaacgtcatccgtgatgccgtcacctacaccgagcacgccaagagaaagaccgtcaccgcaatggacgtggtgtacgctctgaaacgccagggacgcaccctgtacggattcggcggttaa